A genomic segment from Cervus elaphus chromosome 14, mCerEla1.1, whole genome shotgun sequence encodes:
- the LOC122707668 gene encoding F-box only protein 44 isoform X1, giving the protein MAVGNINELPENILLELFTHVPARQLLLRCRLVCSLWRDLIDLVTLWKRKCLREGFITEDWDQPVADWKVFYFLRSLRRNLLHNPCAEEGFEFWSLDVNGGDEWKVEDLSKDQRKEFPNDQVKKYFVTSYYTCLKSQVVDLKAEGYWEELMDTTRPDIQVKDWFAARPDCGSKYQLCVQLLSSAHAPLGTFQPDPAMIQQKSDAKWREVSHTFSNYPPGVRYIWFQHGGVDTHYWAGWYGPRVTNSSITIGPPLP; this is encoded by the exons ATGGCGGTGGGGAACATCAACGAGCTGCCGGAGAACATCCTACTCGAGTTGTTCACACACGTGCCTGCCCGCCAGCTGCTGCTGCGCTGCCGCCTGGTCTGTAGCCTCTGGCGGGACCTCATCGACCTCGTGACCCTCTGGAAGCGCAAGTGCCTGCGCGAGGGTTTCATTACCGAGGACTGGGACCAGCCCGTGGCCGACTGGAAGGTCTTTTACTTCCTCCGCAGCCTCCGCAGGAACCTCCTGCATAACCCATGTGCTGAAG AGGGCTTTGAATTCTGGAGCCTGGACGTGAATGGAGGTGATGAGTGGAAGGTGGAAGATCTCTCCAAAGACCAGAGGAAGGAATTCCCCAATGACCAGGTCAAGAAATACTTCGTGACTTCTTATTA CACCTGCCTCAAGTCCCAGGTGGTGGATCTCAAGGCCGAAGGGTACTGGGAGGAGCTGATGGACACCACACGGCCAGATATCCAGGTCAAGGACTG GTTTGCAGCCAGGCCAGACTGTGGGTCCAAGTACCAGCTGTGTGTTCAGCTCCTGTCGTCAGCACACGCACCTCTGGGGACCTTCCAGCCAGACCCAGCAATGATCCAGCAGAAGAGCGATGCCAAGTGGAGGGAG gtctcccacactttCTCCAACTATCCACCTGGCGTCCGCTACATCTGGTTTCAGCACGGCGGCGTGGACACTCACTACTGGGCCGGCTGGTACGGCCCGAGGGTCACCAACAGCAGCATCACCATCGGGCCCCCACTGCCATGA
- the MAD2L2 gene encoding mitotic spindle assembly checkpoint protein MAD2B → MTTLTRQDLNFGQVVADVLCEFLEVAVHLILYVREVYPVGIFQKRKKYNVPVQMSCHPELNQYIQDTLHCVKPLLEKNDVEKVVVVILDKEHRPVEKFVFEITQPPLLSISSDSLLSHVEQLLRAFILKISVCDAVLDHNPPGCTFTVLVHTREAATRNMEKIQVIKDFPWILADEQDVHMHDPRLIPLKTMTSDILKMQLYVEERAHKSS, encoded by the exons ATGACCACGCTCACGCGACAGGACCTCAACTTTGGTCAAG TGGTGGCCGATGTGCTCTGCGAGTTCCTGGAGGTGGCGGTGCACCTGATCCTCTACGTGCGTGAGGTCTACCCGGTGGGCATCTTCCAGAAGCGTAAGAAGTACAATGTGCCTGTCCAG ATGTCCTGTCATCCGGAGCTGAACCAGTATATCCAGGACACATTGCACTGCGTCAAGCCGCTCCTGGAAAAG AATGATGTGGAGAAAGTGGTGGTGGTAATTTTGGACAAGGAGCACCGCCCAGTGGAGAAATTTGTCTTTGAAATCACCCAGCCCCCGCTGCTATCCATCAG ctCCGACTCCCTGCTATCTCACGTGGAGCAGCTGCTCCGAGCCTTCATCCTGAAGATCAGTGTGTGTGATGCTGTTCTGGACCACAACCCCCCAG GCTGTACCTTCACCGTCTTAGTGCACACGAGAGAAGCTGCCACTCGCAACATGGAGAAGATCCAGGTCATCAAG GACTTCCCCTGGATCCTGGCAGACGAGCAGGATGTCCACATGCACGACCCCCGACTGATACCTCTAAAGACCATGACATCAGACATCTTAAAG ATGCAGCTCTACGTAGAAGAGCGGGCGCATAAAAGCAGCTGA
- the LOC122707668 gene encoding F-box only protein 44 isoform X2: protein MAVGNINELPENILLELFTHVPARQLLLRCRLVCSLWRDLIDLVTLWKRKCLREGFITEDWDQPVADWKVFYFLRSLRRNLLHNPCAEEGFEFWSLDVNGGDEWKVEDLSKDQRKEFPNDQSQVVDLKAEGYWEELMDTTRPDIQVKDWFAARPDCGSKYQLCVQLLSSAHAPLGTFQPDPAMIQQKSDAKWREVSHTFSNYPPGVRYIWFQHGGVDTHYWAGWYGPRVTNSSITIGPPLP, encoded by the exons ATGGCGGTGGGGAACATCAACGAGCTGCCGGAGAACATCCTACTCGAGTTGTTCACACACGTGCCTGCCCGCCAGCTGCTGCTGCGCTGCCGCCTGGTCTGTAGCCTCTGGCGGGACCTCATCGACCTCGTGACCCTCTGGAAGCGCAAGTGCCTGCGCGAGGGTTTCATTACCGAGGACTGGGACCAGCCCGTGGCCGACTGGAAGGTCTTTTACTTCCTCCGCAGCCTCCGCAGGAACCTCCTGCATAACCCATGTGCTGAAG AGGGCTTTGAATTCTGGAGCCTGGACGTGAATGGAGGTGATGAGTGGAAGGTGGAAGATCTCTCCAAAGACCAGAGGAAGGAATTCCCCAATGACCAG TCCCAGGTGGTGGATCTCAAGGCCGAAGGGTACTGGGAGGAGCTGATGGACACCACACGGCCAGATATCCAGGTCAAGGACTG GTTTGCAGCCAGGCCAGACTGTGGGTCCAAGTACCAGCTGTGTGTTCAGCTCCTGTCGTCAGCACACGCACCTCTGGGGACCTTCCAGCCAGACCCAGCAATGATCCAGCAGAAGAGCGATGCCAAGTGGAGGGAG gtctcccacactttCTCCAACTATCCACCTGGCGTCCGCTACATCTGGTTTCAGCACGGCGGCGTGGACACTCACTACTGGGCCGGCTGGTACGGCCCGAGGGTCACCAACAGCAGCATCACCATCGGGCCCCCACTGCCATGA
- the FBXO2 gene encoding F-box only protein 2, translating into MDGDGDPGSVGQPEEVSPEEQQEEACAEEASGGEERPEEGEEEAAYLDELPEPLLLRVLAELPAAQLVQACRLVCLRWKELVDGAPLWLLKCQQEGLVPPDGPEDERDHWQQFYFLSKRRRNLLRNPCGEEDLEGWCDVEHGGDGWRVEELPGDCGVEFIHDESVKKYFASSFEWCRKAQIIDLQAEGYWEELLDTTQPAIVVKDWYSGRRDAGCLYELTVKLLSEHEDVLAEFNSGQVAVPADSDDGGWIEISHTFTDYGPGVRFVRFEHGGQDCVYWKGWFGARVTNSSVWVEP; encoded by the exons ATGGACGGAGACGGTGACCCAG GGAGCGTGGGCCAGCCGGAGGAGGTAAGCCCGGAGGAGCAGCAGGAGGAGGCGTGCGCGGAGGAGGCGAGCGGCGGGGAGGAGCGGccggaggagggggaggaggaggcggcgTACCTGGACGAGCTGCCAGAGCCGCTGCTGCTGCGTGTGCTGGCCGAGCTGCCGGCCGCCCAGCTGGTGCAGGCCTGCCGCCTGGTGTGCCTTCGCTGGAAGGAGCTGGTGGACGGCGCCCCCCTGTGGCTTCTCAAGTGCCAGCAGGAGGGGCTGGTGCCCCCGGACGGCCCCGAGGACGAGCGCGACCACTGGCAGCAGTTCTACTTCCTGAGCAAGAGGCGGCGCAACCTGCTGCGCAACCCATGTGGGGAAG AGGACCTGGAGGGCTGGTGCGACGTGGAGCACGGTGGGGACGGCTGGAGGGTGGAGGAGCTGCCCGGAGACTGCGGAGTAGAATTCATCCACGATGAGAGCGTCAAGAAGTACTTCGCCTCTTCCTTCGA GTGGTGTCGCAAAGCGCAGATTATTGATCTGCAGGCTGAGGGCTACTGGGAGGAGCTACTGGACACCACTCAGCCGGCCATCGTGGTGAAGGACTG GTACTCGGGCCGCAGAGACGCCGGCTGCCTGTACGAGCTCACGGTGAAGCTGCTGTCGGAGCACGAGGACGTGCTGGCCGAGTTCAACAGCGGGCAGGTGGCAGTGCCGGCGGACAGCGACGACGGTGGCTGGATTGAG ATCTCCCACACCTTCACCGACTATGGGCCCGGCGTCCGCTTCGTCCGCTTCGAGCATGGGGGACAGGACTGCGTCTACTGGAAGGGCTGGTTCGGGGCTCGGGTGACCAACAGCAGCGTGTGGGTGGAGCCCTGA
- the FBXO6 gene encoding F-box only protein 6 produces the protein MALVSINQLPENILLEVFTHVPARQLLQNCRPVCCLWRDLIDLVSLWKRKCLREGYVTEDWDQPVADWKVFYFLCSLRRNLLRNPCAEEDMRSWKIDSNGGDQWKVESLPGAHGIDFPDSKVKKYFVTSYDMCLKSQLIDLKAEGYWEELLDKFRPDIVVKDWFAARADCGCTYHIRVQLTSADYLVLASFEPPPVTIHQWNDAKWTEVSHTFSDYPPGVRHILFQHGGKDTQFWAGWYGPRVTNSSVVISHRVTRNPPPAVAQP, from the exons ATGGCCCTGGTCAGCATCAACCAGCTGCCTGAGAACATCCTGCTGGAGGTGTTCACGCACGTGCCCGCCCGCCAGCTGCTGCAGAACTGCCGCCCCGTGTGCTGCCTCTGGCGCGACCTCATTGACCTCGTGTCCCTCTGGAAGCGCAAGTGCCTGCGGGAGGGCTACGTCACCGAGGACTGGGACCAGCCTGTGGCCGACTGGAAGGTCTTCTACTTTCTGTGCAGTCTCCGCAGGAACCTGCTGCGCAACCCGTGTGCTGAAG AGGATATGAGATCCTGGAAAATTGACTCCAACGGAGGGGACCAGTGGAAGGTGGAGAGCCTCCCTGGAGCACATGGCATAGACTTTCCTGACTCCAAAGTCAAGAAATACTTTGTCACGTCCTATGA CATGTGTCTCAAGTCCCAGCTGATAGACCTCAAAGCCGAGGGCTACTGGGAGGAGCTACTGGACAAGTTCCGGCCGGACATCGTGGTTAAGGACTG GTTTGCCGCCAGAGCAGACTGTGGCTGCACCTACCACATCCGAGTACAGCTGACCTCAGCCGACTACCTCGTCCTGGCCTCCTTCGAGCCCCCGCCCGTGACCATCCACCAGTGGAATGATGCCAAGTGGACAGAG gtTTCCCACACCTTCTCGGATTACCCTCCAGGTGTCCGCCACATCCTCTTTCAGCATGGGGGCAAGGACACCCAGTTCTGGGCAGGCTGGTATGGGCCCCGCGTCACCAACAGCAGCGTCGTCATCAGCCACAGGGTGACCAGGAACCCGCCCCCTGCCGTGGCGCAGCCCTAG